A genomic region of Myxosarcina sp. GI1 contains the following coding sequences:
- a CDS encoding LysR family transcriptional regulator, giving the protein MMKLSQIRSFVTVARCGKFSQAAEELQLAQPTVSHAIATLEDELGIQLLFRGSKGVRLTPAGESILVRCDRILETLTEIQQEAERHKTLERGKIRISTFRGAAAQLLPKIRADFKANYPQIEVKIVEEADCPQVENAIREGKADLGFTTLPIPEDMEAVEIVCDRYVLLLPPNSQLKQTKKLTWQQLNSIPIISYPDRNSCFIAIAEYFQNAGYQFQPCEQVKESDTIVKLVAAGEGAAILPELSVFHLPEGVKVCQLPQPLERTVVAATLTNCNLSYAVWAWLDFLKQHNL; this is encoded by the coding sequence ATGATGAAGCTTTCTCAAATTCGCTCCTTTGTCACAGTTGCCAGATGCGGCAAATTTAGTCAGGCTGCTGAAGAATTACAGCTAGCACAGCCTACCGTCAGTCATGCCATCGCTACTTTAGAAGACGAATTGGGCATACAGCTGTTATTTCGCGGTAGCAAAGGTGTCCGACTTACCCCCGCAGGAGAAAGTATATTAGTTCGTTGCGATCGCATTTTAGAGACTCTGACAGAAATACAGCAAGAGGCAGAGCGTCATAAAACTCTAGAGAGAGGCAAGATTAGAATCTCTACCTTTCGGGGTGCGGCGGCTCAGTTGTTACCTAAAATCAGAGCGGATTTTAAAGCTAATTATCCTCAAATCGAGGTCAAAATTGTCGAAGAAGCAGACTGTCCCCAAGTAGAAAATGCTATTCGTGAAGGTAAAGCAGATCTAGGTTTTACTACTTTGCCTATTCCCGAAGATATGGAAGCAGTGGAAATAGTGTGCGATCGCTACGTATTGTTATTACCCCCCAACTCACAGTTGAAGCAGACAAAAAAGCTAACCTGGCAACAGCTAAATTCTATACCAATCATTTCTTATCCCGATCGCAATAGCTGTTTTATTGCGATCGCTGAGTATTTTCAAAATGCTGGCTATCAGTTTCAACCCTGCGAACAGGTAAAAGAAAGCGATACGATCGTTAAGCTAGTAGCCGCAGGTGAAGGAGCGGCAATTTTACCTGAGCTTTCGGTTTTCCATCTTCCTGAAGGAGTAAAGGTTTGTCAGTTACCCCAACCATTAGAACGTACTGTTGTCGCTGCCACTCTAACTAACTGCAATCTTTCTTACGCAGTTTGGGCTTGGCTAGATTTTCTCAAACAGCACAATCTATAG
- a CDS encoding VOC family protein codes for MKPNPVIWFEIYVQDIKRAKRFYENVFQVQLEKLENADEMWGFPMNMDSAGASGALVKMEGIKSGGSGTLPYFYCDDVAVELERVEPAGGQIYKPKSSIGEYGFIALILDTEGNTIGLHMSPKQM; via the coding sequence GTGAAACCAAACCCCGTTATCTGGTTTGAAATTTACGTGCAGGATATAAAGCGAGCGAAGCGTTTTTACGAGAATGTATTTCAGGTGCAATTGGAGAAACTTGAAAACGCCGATGAGATGTGGGGCTTTCCTATGAATATGGATTCGGCAGGGGCTTCGGGAGCGTTAGTTAAAATGGAGGGCATTAAATCTGGTGGCAGCGGCACTTTACCGTATTTTTATTGCGATGATGTTGCTGTAGAGTTAGAGCGTGTCGAACCAGCGGGCGGGCAAATCTACAAACCAAAAAGCTCAATCGGTGAATACGGCTTCATTGCTTTAATCTTAGATACAGAAGGGAATACAATTGGTCTTCATATGTCTCCCAAACAAATGTAG
- a CDS encoding thioredoxin family protein, producing the protein MVKTASTMLPLGTKAPDFQLKDVISGQQISLDTFADNEALLVMFICQHCPFVKHVKEELAKIGKDYAERPLGIVAISANDVENHPDDSPEHLLKMAKELDFNFPFCYDETQEVAKTYTAACTPDFFLFDRDKKLVYRGQLDDSRPSTDIPVTGKDLRGAIEAVLAGKEVDSDQMPSLGCNIKWKPGNEPDYFG; encoded by the coding sequence ATGGTCAAAACAGCTTCAACCATGTTGCCTTTAGGCACTAAAGCACCAGATTTTCAATTAAAAGATGTAATTTCTGGTCAACAAATTTCTTTAGATACCTTTGCCGATAATGAAGCATTGTTGGTAATGTTTATCTGTCAGCATTGTCCTTTTGTCAAACACGTAAAAGAAGAATTAGCCAAGATTGGTAAAGATTACGCCGAGCGCCCTTTGGGTATTGTGGCAATTAGTGCTAACGATGTTGAGAACCACCCCGATGATTCTCCCGAACATCTGCTTAAAATGGCAAAAGAATTAGATTTTAACTTTCCCTTTTGCTACGACGAAACTCAGGAAGTAGCTAAAACCTATACTGCTGCCTGTACCCCCGATTTCTTTCTCTTCGATCGCGATAAAAAACTAGTCTATCGCGGACAGCTAGATGATAGTCGCCCTAGTACCGATATACCAGTGACGGGTAAAGATTTACGCGGCGCGATCGAGGCAGTTTTAGCAGGTAAGGAAGTAGATTCCGATCAGATGCCCAGTTTGGGATGCAACATCAAGTGGAAACCAGGTAACGAACCCGATTATTTTGGCTAG
- a CDS encoding TIGR03960 family B12-binding radical SAM protein produces MVLGADITKPARYLGNELGAKHKPWNDAEVRWVLTYPEIYEVGASNLGHIILYNIINAQPQQLCDRTYLPAPDLAAKLRGTDTPLFALESKRSLQDFDILGFSLSYELGATNILEMLDLAKIPLTWKERATGDYPLIFAGGQTATSNPEPYAEFFDFIALGDGEELLPEIGLVIREGKAAGLSKEDLLLDLAQVPGVYVPRFYEMAADGSVYPSRPEIPPRILRRVATPIPAYSIGLVPYIQTVHDRLTVEIRRGCTRGCRFCQPGMLTRPATDVEPEQVVEAIETGMRATGYNEFSLLSLSCSDYLALPAVGMEIKNRLQSENISLSLPSQRVDRFDENIANIIGGLRQSGLTFAPEAGTQRMRDVVNKGLTNEELLRGVKTAVEQGWNKVKLYFMIGLPGETDVDVIGIADTVRWLRRECAQLGKKRLNFNITISNFTPKPHTPFQWHSVSTSEFKRKQELLRREFRRIKGTKVNYTDVRISAMEDFVGRGDRRLSAVVRRAWELGAGMDSWWENLDKAYAAWEQAIAESDLTWKYRQVENGEWNLFAANAEEKEAAPQDATNAPLPWDHLNTGIDKQWLKEDLNRALEAATVPDCAFEGCSHCGVCGTDFGHNIVVPPLPIPEFKGHFQPNKNREQRIRVWFGKQGEMALVSHLDLVRLFDRAIRRAALPISFTGGYHPGPRISIANALSLGITSSGEVVDFELTEDLELEEFRSRLEAQLPDNIPIYAVEEIDLKSKAATQLIAKAEYLITVETEEDISKDTWQQWIAEVNNSQEVIWEKITKSGKKQQVNLCDRLFALSLESNDANTAVLRFTGSCGNDGTNLVPDNLVYMLERVTQREFQLLRVHRQQLILNY; encoded by the coding sequence ATAGTTTTGGGAGCAGACATAACCAAACCAGCACGCTATTTGGGTAACGAACTAGGAGCAAAACACAAACCCTGGAACGATGCTGAAGTACGCTGGGTTTTAACCTATCCCGAAATATATGAAGTTGGTGCGTCAAATTTAGGGCATATCATTCTTTACAATATTATCAACGCGCAACCCCAGCAATTGTGCGATCGCACCTATCTACCAGCACCAGACTTAGCTGCTAAGTTGCGAGGGACAGATACGCCTTTATTCGCTCTAGAATCAAAACGCTCCCTACAAGACTTCGATATTTTGGGCTTTAGCCTCAGCTACGAACTAGGGGCGACAAATATTTTAGAAATGCTCGATCTGGCTAAGATTCCTCTAACTTGGAAAGAAAGAGCAACGGGAGATTATCCGTTAATTTTTGCAGGAGGACAAACCGCTACTTCTAACCCCGAACCCTATGCCGAGTTTTTTGACTTTATCGCTTTGGGGGACGGAGAAGAATTACTGCCAGAAATTGGCTTGGTAATAAGAGAAGGTAAAGCCGCAGGCTTGAGTAAGGAAGATTTGTTATTAGATCTCGCTCAAGTACCAGGAGTTTACGTTCCCAGGTTTTACGAAATGGCGGCGGATGGTTCTGTCTATCCCTCTCGTCCAGAAATTCCACCCAGAATTCTTCGCCGAGTAGCTACACCGATCCCGGCATATTCTATCGGTTTAGTTCCCTACATCCAAACCGTACACGATCGCCTGACGGTAGAAATTAGAAGAGGCTGTACTCGCGGCTGTCGTTTTTGTCAGCCTGGGATGCTAACCCGTCCCGCAACTGATGTAGAACCAGAACAGGTAGTAGAGGCAATTGAAACGGGAATGCGGGCGACGGGATATAATGAGTTTTCTTTGCTTTCTCTTAGCTGTTCCGACTACTTGGCTTTACCAGCAGTCGGTATGGAAATTAAAAACCGCTTGCAGTCAGAAAATATTTCTCTTTCCCTACCAAGTCAGCGAGTCGATCGCTTTGATGAAAATATTGCCAATATTATTGGCGGCTTGCGGCAGTCGGGCTTAACTTTTGCTCCCGAAGCAGGAACGCAGCGGATGCGGGATGTAGTCAATAAAGGCTTAACTAATGAAGAACTTCTTAGAGGTGTTAAAACTGCCGTCGAACAGGGTTGGAATAAAGTCAAACTCTACTTTATGATCGGTTTACCAGGAGAAACAGATGTCGATGTTATCGGTATTGCCGATACAGTCCGTTGGCTGCGTCGCGAGTGCGCTCAGTTAGGCAAAAAACGCCTCAACTTTAACATCACCATCTCCAATTTTACCCCCAAACCCCATACTCCGTTTCAATGGCATTCGGTTTCTACTAGCGAATTTAAGCGCAAGCAAGAATTACTGCGCCGCGAATTTAGACGCATTAAAGGCACTAAGGTAAACTATACCGACGTTCGCATCTCGGCAATGGAAGATTTTGTCGGTCGGGGCGATCGCCGCCTGTCGGCTGTAGTGCGTCGCGCTTGGGAATTAGGGGCGGGGATGGATTCCTGGTGGGAAAATTTAGATAAAGCCTATGCAGCTTGGGAACAAGCGATCGCCGAATCGGATTTAACCTGGAAATACCGTCAGGTAGAAAACGGCGAGTGGAATTTGTTTGCAGCCAATGCAGAAGAAAAAGAGGCAGCACCTCAAGATGCTACTAATGCACCCTTACCCTGGGATCATTTAAATACGGGGATCGATAAACAATGGCTCAAAGAAGATTTAAATCGCGCCTTAGAAGCTGCTACCGTTCCCGACTGCGCCTTTGAAGGCTGTTCTCACTGTGGCGTTTGCGGTACCGATTTCGGACACAATATCGTCGTTCCTCCCTTACCCATACCCGAGTTTAAAGGGCATTTTCAACCAAACAAAAACCGCGAACAGAGAATTCGAGTCTGGTTTGGCAAACAAGGAGAGATGGCGTTAGTTAGCCATCTAGATTTAGTGCGTCTGTTCGATCGCGCCATACGTCGGGCAGCTTTACCTATTTCCTTTACTGGAGGCTATCATCCAGGACCGAGAATTTCAATCGCCAATGCTCTCTCTTTAGGTATTACCAGCAGTGGGGAAGTTGTCGATTTTGAACTGACAGAAGATTTAGAACTGGAAGAATTTCGCAGTCGCCTAGAGGCACAGCTACCCGATAATATTCCTATCTATGCAGTAGAAGAAATAGATCTTAAATCCAAAGCAGCAACTCAGCTAATAGCTAAAGCCGAATACCTTATTACTGTAGAGACAGAGGAAGACATTAGCAAAGATACTTGGCAGCAGTGGATTGCCGAGGTAAACAATAGCCAAGAGGTGATTTGGGAAAAAATTACCAAATCGGGAAAAAAACAGCAGGTTAATTTGTGCGATCGCCTGTTTGCTCTCAGTCTCGAATCGAATGATGCTAATACTGCGGTGTTGCGTTTTACTGGTAGCTGTGGCAACGATGGAACCAACTTAGTTCCCGATAATCTGGTGTATATGCTCGAACGAGTTACCCAAAGAGAATTTCAACTATTGAGAGTTCATCGCCAGCAATTAATCTTAAACTACTAG
- a CDS encoding STAS domain-containing protein, which produces MNSTQLQTEFVTFQPQGYLSAANAEELSNELTVAIKTSSNSPILIDMSEVEFMDSAALVVLIKAFRWCQNSGRKLSVCSVAPSVKMIFELTQLDKLIEIFENRSSFEAARN; this is translated from the coding sequence ATGAACAGCACACAACTACAAACCGAATTTGTTACTTTTCAACCGCAAGGATATCTTAGTGCGGCAAACGCTGAAGAACTGTCAAACGAGCTGACAGTTGCTATTAAAACTTCTTCAAACTCGCCTATTTTGATTGACATGAGTGAAGTAGAATTTATGGATAGCGCAGCATTGGTAGTGTTGATTAAAGCTTTTCGCTGGTGTCAAAACTCGGGCAGAAAACTATCTGTTTGTTCTGTCGCTCCTTCAGTAAAGATGATCTTCGAGCTAACTCAGCTAGATAAGCTCATTGAGATTTTTGAAAACCGTAGCAGTTTTGAAGCAGCAAGGAATTAA
- the cysC gene encoding adenylyl-sulfate kinase: protein MKQRGVAVWFTGFSGAGKTTIATALTEKLKSQNYQIEVLDGDEIRENLTKGLGFSKEDRDTNIRRIGYVAKLLARNGVIVLVPVISPYRAIRDEMRKQIGNFVEVFVNAPIEECEKRDVKGLYKKVRAGQIKQFTGIDDPYEPPTNPEVECRTDLEDLSESVDKIYGKLQEMGYIA, encoded by the coding sequence ATGAAGCAACGTGGAGTAGCGGTTTGGTTTACTGGATTTAGTGGTGCGGGTAAAACCACTATTGCCACAGCCCTTACTGAAAAACTAAAATCTCAGAACTATCAAATTGAAGTTTTAGATGGGGATGAAATTCGGGAAAATCTGACTAAAGGATTGGGGTTTTCTAAAGAAGATCGAGATACTAATATTCGTCGTATTGGTTATGTGGCTAAGCTACTGGCTCGTAATGGAGTAATTGTGCTGGTTCCTGTAATTTCGCCTTACAGAGCGATTAGAGACGAAATGAGAAAGCAAATTGGTAATTTTGTCGAGGTATTTGTTAATGCTCCCATTGAAGAATGCGAAAAAAGAGATGTCAAAGGACTTTATAAAAAAGTACGTGCGGGACAAATCAAGCAGTTTACTGGAATTGATGACCCTTACGAACCGCCAACTAATCCTGAAGTTGAATGCCGAACCGATCTAGAAGATTTGTCAGAGAGCGTTGATAAAATTTACGGTAAACTACAGGAGATGGGTTATATTGCCTAA
- a CDS encoding VOC family protein, which yields MTDRPIFHLAIPINDVSLAKQFYRDGLNCQVGRENRNAVIFNFYGTQVVAHVTKQPLTEQAGIYPRHLGLILPTELEWRQLLERAREKQLSFYEEPKLRFPDKLTEHRTFFLEDPFHNLLEFKYYRHDEAIFGGREIVEIGDRD from the coding sequence ATGACGGATCGACCTATTTTTCACCTTGCCATTCCTATTAACGATGTGTCTCTAGCCAAACAATTCTATCGAGACGGTTTGAATTGTCAAGTCGGTCGCGAAAATCGCAATGCGGTTATTTTTAATTTCTATGGCACTCAAGTTGTCGCTCACGTAACCAAACAGCCGTTGACGGAGCAAGCAGGAATTTATCCACGTCATTTGGGTTTGATTTTACCTACAGAATTGGAGTGGCGGCAACTTTTAGAGCGCGCCAGAGAGAAACAGCTATCTTTTTACGAAGAACCAAAGCTGCGTTTTCCTGACAAACTGACCGAACATCGAACCTTTTTTTTAGAAGATCCCTTTCACAATTTGCTCGAATTTAAATATTATCGTCATGATGAAGCCATATTTGGCGGTAGAGAAATAGTAGAAATAGGCGATCGCGACTAA
- a CDS encoding acetolactate synthase large subunit: MGEYNAAEILVRCLENEGVEYVFGLPGEENLHILEALIDSPIQFITTRHEQGAAFMADVYGRLTGKAGVCLSTLGPGATNLMTGVADANLDGAPLVAITGQVGTDRMHIESHQYLDLVAMFAPVTKWNTQIVRPNNTPEIIRKAFKIAQTEKPGAVHIDLPENIAAMTVQGQPLRIDDREKTYASYRSINAAAAAISKAVNPLILAGNGAIRANASEALTEFATQLNIPVANTFMGKGAVPYTHPLSLWTVGLQQRDLISCAFDDTDLVIAIGYDLIEYSPKKWNPEGKIPIVHIGETPAEIDSSYIPEVEVFGDISDSLTDIIKRCDRLGKPTPSAVRLRTQIREDYELYAEDKEFPIKPQKIIHDLRQVMEPSDIVISDVGAHKMWMARHYHCDCPNTCIISNGFAAMGIAIPGAIAAKLVHPDKKVVAVTGDGGFMMNCQELETALRAKTPFVTLIFNDNGYGLIEWKQINQFGHPAFVDFGNPDFVKFAESMGVKGYRVESAAELVPTLKEALAADVPAVIDCPVDYKENLRFSQKAGDLSCEIG, translated from the coding sequence GTGGGAGAATACAATGCCGCAGAAATTTTAGTTCGATGTTTGGAGAATGAAGGTGTAGAGTATGTCTTCGGTTTACCAGGAGAAGAAAACTTACACATTCTCGAAGCTCTAATCGATTCGCCAATTCAGTTTATTACCACCCGTCACGAACAGGGCGCGGCGTTTATGGCTGATGTTTACGGTCGCCTGACGGGGAAAGCAGGAGTTTGTCTGTCTACTTTAGGTCCTGGGGCGACTAACTTAATGACTGGGGTAGCAGATGCCAATCTTGACGGCGCGCCTCTGGTGGCAATTACAGGTCAGGTAGGCACCGATCGCATGCACATAGAGTCCCATCAATATTTAGATTTGGTGGCAATGTTCGCCCCCGTTACCAAGTGGAATACTCAAATCGTTCGTCCAAATAACACGCCAGAAATTATTCGTAAAGCTTTTAAAATCGCCCAAACTGAAAAGCCAGGGGCGGTTCATATCGATCTGCCCGAAAATATTGCGGCAATGACAGTTCAAGGTCAACCTTTGCGTATAGACGATCGCGAAAAGACTTATGCTTCCTATCGTAGTATCAATGCCGCTGCCGCAGCTATTTCTAAAGCGGTAAATCCTTTAATTTTAGCTGGTAATGGAGCGATCCGCGCTAATGCTAGTGAAGCCCTGACCGAATTTGCCACGCAGCTAAATATCCCTGTTGCCAATACTTTTATGGGCAAAGGAGCAGTTCCTTATACTCATCCGCTGTCTTTGTGGACGGTAGGATTACAGCAGCGAGATTTGATTAGCTGTGCTTTTGACGATACGGATTTGGTAATTGCCATCGGTTACGACTTGATTGAATATTCTCCTAAAAAATGGAATCCCGAAGGCAAAATTCCCATCGTCCATATTGGGGAAACTCCAGCCGAAATCGACAGTAGCTATATTCCCGAAGTCGAAGTTTTTGGCGATATTTCCGACTCGCTAACTGATATTATCAAACGTTGCGATCGCCTGGGAAAACCCACCCCTTCAGCAGTAAGACTACGCACTCAAATTCGCGAAGATTACGAATTGTATGCAGAAGATAAAGAGTTTCCCATCAAACCGCAAAAAATCATTCACGATTTGCGTCAGGTTATGGAACCTTCAGATATTGTGATTTCTGATGTTGGCGCACATAAAATGTGGATGGCAAGACACTATCACTGTGATTGCCCCAATACCTGCATTATTTCTAATGGCTTTGCGGCTATGGGTATTGCCATTCCTGGCGCGATCGCTGCTAAATTAGTCCATCCCGATAAAAAAGTAGTGGCGGTTACGGGAGATGGCGGTTTTATGATGAATTGTCAGGAATTAGAAACAGCGTTGCGAGCTAAAACTCCTTTTGTAACTTTAATTTTCAATGACAATGGTTACGGTTTGATTGAATGGAAACAAATCAATCAGTTCGGTCATCCTGCTTTTGTCGATTTTGGCAATCCCGACTTTGTTAAATTTGCTGAAAGTATGGGGGTAAAGGGTTATCGAGTTGAATCTGCTGCCGAGTTAGTTCCCACATTGAAAGAAGCGTTGGCGGCTGATGTACCTGCGGTAATTGACTGTCCTGTAGACTACAAAGAAAATCTGCGTTTTTCTCAAAAAGCTGGCGATTTGAGTTGTGAAATAGGTTAA
- a CDS encoding photosystem I assembly protein Ycf3, giving the protein MPRSQRNDNFIDKTFTVMADIILKALPTNKKAKEAFAYYRDGMSAQADGEYAEALENYQEALTLEEDPNDRSYILYNMGLIHASNGELEEALELYNESIELNPRMPQSLNNVAVIYHHQGDKAKAAGKTDEAEALYDKAAEYWKQAVRIAPNNYMEAQNWLKTTGRSEMDVFF; this is encoded by the coding sequence ATGCCCCGCAGCCAAAGAAACGATAATTTTATAGATAAAACTTTTACCGTTATGGCAGACATTATTCTTAAAGCTCTGCCAACTAACAAAAAAGCTAAAGAAGCATTTGCTTACTATCGAGATGGTATGTCGGCTCAAGCCGATGGCGAATATGCTGAGGCATTAGAAAATTACCAAGAGGCTCTAACTTTAGAAGAAGATCCCAACGATCGCAGCTATATTCTTTACAATATGGGCTTGATTCATGCCAGCAATGGCGAACTAGAGGAGGCTTTAGAGCTTTATAACGAATCGATCGAACTCAACCCTAGAATGCCTCAATCTCTAAACAATGTGGCGGTAATCTATCACCATCAGGGCGACAAAGCCAAAGCAGCAGGAAAAACCGATGAAGCTGAAGCTTTGTACGATAAAGCGGCAGAATACTGGAAACAAGCAGTTCGCATCGCACCTAATAACTATATGGAAGCGCAAAACTGGCTTAAAACCACAGGGCGATCGGAAATGGACGTGTTCTTCTAA
- the gatC gene encoding Asp-tRNA(Asn)/Glu-tRNA(Gln) amidotransferase subunit GatC, translating to MKIDRQEVKKVANLARLSITEEEEEQFTTQLNDILEYFDQLSELDTENVKPTTRAIETSNITRPDKLAPFSDKEALVKAAPEPQGEFFRVPKILSTDEEG from the coding sequence ATGAAAATCGATCGCCAGGAAGTAAAAAAAGTAGCCAATTTAGCCAGACTGTCTATTACTGAAGAAGAAGAGGAGCAGTTTACTACTCAACTTAACGATATTTTAGAATACTTCGACCAGTTGAGCGAGTTGGATACTGAGAATGTAAAACCTACCACTAGAGCGATTGAAACTAGCAACATTACTCGCCCCGATAAGCTCGCTCCTTTTTCCGACAAGGAAGCCTTAGTCAAAGCAGCTCCAGAACCCCAAGGGGAATTTTTTCGCGTTCCCAAAATTCTCAGTACGGATGAGGAAGGGTAA
- a CDS encoding UDP-N-acetylmuramoyl-L-alanyl-D-glutamate--2,6-diaminopimelate ligase, whose translation MKLRQLLAKIDLKPEANRALEQNVTGICTNSHACRQGDLFIGIPGSRVDGGEFWQSAIDGGAIAAIISPQAAAKQLPTSEACAIVTEDTIAVASAIAAAFYDYPAQKLNLVGVTGTNGKTTITHLVEYFLLQAKLSTALFGTLYTRWQGYQQTAVHTTPFAVELQSLLAQAVAAGNKYAVMEVSSHALDQGRVKGCRYEVAVFTNLTQDHLDYHPDMEAYFQAKSLLFSPEYLQQKAIINLDDAYGRRLLDKLDKQVWSYSVNNSQADLYLSELDYQPTGVSGILHTPVGEVPFDSPLVGQFNLANLLAAVGAVLHLGVDLQTISATLPQFAGVPGRMERVQISPEQDISVIVDYAHTPDSLENMLKASRPFISGKMICVFGCGGDRDRTKRPLMGKIAARLADVAVVTSDNPRTEDPQKILADVVAGIPDTANYKVVGDRATAIKSAITDAQPGDGILIAGKGHEDYQILGTEKIHFDDREQAREALKIRLSN comes from the coding sequence ATGAAGCTGCGCCAATTACTAGCAAAGATCGATCTAAAGCCAGAAGCAAATCGAGCATTAGAGCAAAATGTTACGGGAATCTGTACTAATTCTCATGCCTGTCGCCAGGGAGATTTGTTTATCGGCATACCAGGTAGCAGAGTTGACGGTGGAGAATTTTGGCAAAGTGCGATTGATGGAGGAGCGATCGCGGCAATAATTTCTCCTCAAGCTGCCGCCAAACAGCTGCCAACCTCAGAAGCTTGTGCGATCGTAACTGAAGATACTATCGCTGTAGCTAGCGCGATCGCTGCTGCTTTTTATGACTATCCCGCTCAAAAATTAAATTTGGTAGGGGTAACGGGAACCAATGGCAAAACTACTATTACTCATCTGGTCGAATATTTTTTGTTACAAGCAAAACTTTCCACAGCTTTATTTGGCACTCTTTATACTCGCTGGCAGGGATACCAACAAACGGCAGTACATACTACACCTTTTGCCGTTGAGTTACAGTCTCTCTTAGCCCAAGCCGTAGCTGCGGGTAATAAATATGCCGTGATGGAAGTCAGTTCTCATGCTCTGGATCAGGGTAGAGTAAAAGGTTGTCGTTATGAAGTTGCCGTATTTACCAACCTTACTCAAGATCACCTGGACTACCACCCAGACATGGAAGCATATTTTCAGGCTAAATCATTGCTGTTTAGTCCTGAATATTTGCAACAAAAAGCAATTATTAATTTAGATGATGCTTACGGAAGGCGTTTGCTCGATAAATTAGACAAGCAAGTTTGGAGTTATAGCGTCAACAATTCCCAAGCAGATTTATATCTAAGCGAATTAGACTATCAGCCTACTGGTGTTAGCGGTATTTTGCATACTCCAGTTGGAGAAGTACCGTTTGATTCGCCTCTGGTGGGACAATTTAATCTAGCCAATTTGCTGGCTGCTGTAGGTGCGGTGCTGCATCTGGGAGTTGACTTGCAGACGATCTCGGCAACGTTGCCCCAATTTGCAGGCGTACCAGGGAGGATGGAGAGAGTACAAATCTCTCCAGAACAAGATATTAGCGTCATTGTCGATTATGCCCACACCCCAGATAGTTTAGAAAACATGCTTAAGGCATCTCGTCCTTTTATCAGCGGCAAAATGATTTGTGTCTTTGGCTGTGGCGGCGATCGCGATCGCACCAAACGTCCTTTAATGGGGAAAATTGCCGCCCGACTAGCAGATGTTGCGGTAGTAACATCCGATAATCCCCGTACTGAAGATCCCCAAAAAATTTTAGCCGATGTGGTAGCTGGTATTCCCGATACCGCTAATTATAAAGTGGTAGGCGATCGCGCTACTGCCATTAAAAGCGCAATTACCGACGCACAACCTGGAGACGGAATCTTAATTGCAGGTAAAGGGCATGAAGACTATCAAATTTTGGGAACGGAAAAAATTCACTTTGACGACCGCGAACAGGCTAGGGAGGCGTTGAAAATACGTTTGAGCAATTAA
- a CDS encoding glutaredoxin family protein, with protein sequence MDLILYSKPGCHLCEGLQEKLERVEKLDIQLEVRDITTNEDWFAAYRYEIPVLCQKLPQGEKTLPRLSPRTSVSRLEQMLQKFLAI encoded by the coding sequence ATGGACTTAATTCTTTATAGCAAACCAGGATGTCATCTCTGTGAAGGTTTACAAGAAAAGCTAGAGCGAGTTGAAAAGCTCGATATACAGCTAGAGGTGCGAGACATTACCACTAATGAAGATTGGTTTGCTGCCTATCGGTACGAAATTCCCGTATTGTGTCAAAAACTCCCACAAGGAGAAAAAACCCTGCCTCGCTTGTCTCCGCGCACTTCAGTATCTAGATTAGAGCAAATGCTACAGAAATTTTTGGCTATATAA
- a CDS encoding DUF2811 domain-containing protein, producing MNKEHYISVVAEIDPELHQSLSKYLDKHPCWDINKVFNASLSLFMLQNWQGENKIESEDMRTCSRVYLDSIFAEYCTYNYYKKNKL from the coding sequence ATGAATAAAGAACATTATATTAGCGTTGTAGCAGAAATCGATCCAGAATTACATCAATCTTTGTCAAAATATTTAGACAAACATCCTTGTTGGGATATAAATAAAGTATTCAACGCTTCTTTGTCTTTGTTCATGTTGCAAAATTGGCAGGGAGAAAACAAAATTGAATCAGAAGATATGCGTACCTGTAGTCGAGTTTATCTTGACAGCATTTTTGCCGAATATTGCACTTATAACTATTACAAAAAAAACAAACTGTAG